A genome region from Bacillota bacterium includes the following:
- the iolN gene encoding 3-dehydro-scyllo-inosose hydrolase, whose amino-acid sequence MGRWKIPPEGGHMDRATGVYFQNMTGRQVADRLRKNDLIIVPIGSTENHGAGGPYGEDTFLVTRMAEAVALETGCTVAQPIWYGSHPAQHLGMPGTVVIPEDVFCAYLRAVAAGLWNAGFRKQVWINGHGQEYVIPVAIHQFAKKYQVPAIIVLLNWPTAIVPHLKDRAHGGPFETPFRHADEAETSLSVALFPEMVRVEDAVDTQPRGFVSEGHVDKGGDIYQYPIPGHCQVGLSGLEVLVYPEGVIGRPTLADGEKARPGLEALFDYMVKFIGEIMERFPPGQLPPIELVTQRPREEVEAVLKGPLAPGGRHLYTLGYPP is encoded by the coding sequence ATGGGGCGCTGGAAGATCCCCCCCGAGGGGGGGCACATGGACCGGGCCACAGGCGTGTACTTCCAGAATATGACCGGACGCCAGGTGGCAGATCGGTTGCGGAAGAACGACCTCATCATCGTCCCCATCGGCAGCACGGAAAACCACGGTGCGGGAGGACCATACGGGGAAGACACCTTCCTGGTGACGCGCATGGCCGAGGCGGTTGCCCTGGAGACTGGTTGCACGGTGGCCCAGCCCATCTGGTACGGTTCCCATCCGGCCCAGCACCTGGGCATGCCGGGGACGGTGGTCATCCCCGAGGACGTGTTCTGCGCTTACTTGCGGGCGGTGGCAGCGGGCCTCTGGAACGCCGGTTTCCGGAAGCAAGTCTGGATCAACGGGCACGGCCAGGAATACGTGATCCCCGTCGCCATTCACCAGTTTGCTAAGAAGTACCAGGTACCGGCCATCATCGTGTTGCTCAACTGGCCTACCGCCATAGTGCCCCATCTCAAGGATCGGGCTCACGGGGGTCCGTTCGAGACGCCATTCCGACACGCGGACGAGGCGGAAACGTCGTTGTCCGTGGCGCTGTTCCCGGAGATGGTCAGGGTGGAGGACGCCGTGGACACGCAGCCGCGGGGGTTCGTTTCCGAGGGGCACGTGGACAAGGGCGGCGACATCTACCAGTATCCCATCCCGGGTCATTGCCAGGTGGGTCTTTCCGGGCTTGAGGTGCTGGTGTATCCCGAGGGCGTAATCGGACGTCCCACGCTGGCCGACGGCGAAAAGGCCCGCCCCGGGTTGGAGGCGCTTTTTGACTACATGGTGAAGTTCATCGGCGAGATCATGGAGCGCTTCCCTCCCGGGCAACTACCCCCGATCGAGCTGGTGACCCAACGGCCGCGCGAAGAAGTGGAGGCGGTGCTGAAAGGGCCGCTGGCTCCGGGAGGTCGCCACCTGTACACTCTGGGCTACCCGCCCTGA
- a CDS encoding nitroreductase family protein, producing the protein MDSRQATDLGQAAMDIVLLRRSVRRYLPDPVPEEVLRTVLEAGRQAPSGEDAQPWRFIVVRDKATIAELGRISGRGSGRRFTGEYVTKEMDKRFAGLQDPEKRRAVFQKLTSGAVSAFVAEAPVVIVVCGRKEVWDLPYDCSAAIENMLFVIAGMGLGACWVIAPCIDIRDELKLKEMLGVPPGYKVISIIPMGYTDRIPKPRPRIALEELCFSGRFGNPLFPPGPVTVTPGTGEAVPTALPSPPAGSFMEAVVHDLEAAFWDERGMGARYRTTLVGTEYLRRRHPALADACDPEGALAAAARALGQEGVADEVSWVSDEDNVLRISVRGCCLLRAHLALSQSGRHVYCCPCGNVIMTAIDQVAGSVSELARIEAGESGCRLVVVPYGPGSQGVAG; encoded by the coding sequence ATGGACAGCAGGCAGGCGACCGACTTAGGCCAAGCCGCCATGGACATCGTGCTGCTGAGGAGGAGCGTGCGCAGGTACCTTCCGGATCCCGTTCCAGAGGAGGTCTTGCGCACCGTGCTGGAAGCGGGAAGACAGGCCCCTTCCGGTGAAGACGCGCAGCCGTGGCGGTTCATCGTGGTGCGCGACAAGGCTACGATAGCGGAGCTGGGGCGGATCTCGGGGAGGGGCAGCGGTCGCCGGTTCACAGGTGAGTACGTGACCAAGGAGATGGACAAGCGGTTCGCCGGGCTGCAGGATCCCGAGAAGCGCCGGGCCGTCTTCCAGAAGCTGACCTCGGGGGCGGTTTCCGCCTTCGTGGCGGAAGCCCCGGTGGTCATCGTCGTGTGCGGCCGAAAGGAGGTTTGGGACCTACCCTACGATTGCTCCGCCGCCATCGAGAACATGCTGTTCGTTATCGCCGGGATGGGCCTGGGGGCGTGCTGGGTGATCGCACCCTGCATAGACATCCGGGACGAACTCAAGCTCAAGGAGATGCTGGGAGTGCCGCCCGGGTATAAGGTGATAAGCATAATTCCCATGGGGTACACGGATCGCATCCCCAAGCCCCGCCCCCGCATTGCCCTGGAAGAGCTGTGCTTCTCGGGGCGATTCGGAAATCCGCTGTTCCCGCCCGGACCCGTCACAGTGACCCCCGGCACCGGGGAGGCGGTTCCCACGGCGCTACCCTCTCCGCCGGCGGGGAGCTTCATGGAGGCGGTGGTACACGATCTGGAGGCGGCTTTCTGGGACGAGCGGGGGATGGGGGCCCGATATCGCACCACCCTGGTCGGCACAGAATACCTGCGGCGGCGTCACCCCGCCCTGGCGGATGCCTGCGACCCGGAAGGCGCGCTGGCTGCAGCGGCAAGGGCACTGGGACAGGAGGGGGTGGCGGACGAGGTTTCCTGGGTATCGGATGAAGACAATGTGCTCAGGATCTCCGTACGGGGCTGCTGCCTCTTGCGAGCCCACCTGGCGCTGAGCCAGAGTGGCCGGCACGTCTATTGCTGTCCTTGCGGAAACGTGATCATGACGGCCATCGACCAGGTGGCGGGTTCCGTCAGCGAGCTGGCCCGGATAGAGGCCGGCGAGTCCGGTTGTCGGCTGGTGGTGGTGCCGTATGGTCCGGGCTCCCAGGGGGTGGCAGGCTGA
- a CDS encoding cupin domain-containing protein, with protein MYRVDPSKCIGCGVCVASCSQGAPRLEGDTAVIDPGLCIECGTCATLCPQEAIGEGDAEMEVVVHESQVQGVHKTPPRTSKLLISGKNAGAQHLSLGLNETAVGSRIPEHVHPEQEEAMFIVSGRGKFRISGSEYDVGPETALFAPPGVPHELVNTGDEPIRLVWCYAPPLPEHRS; from the coding sequence GTGTACCGAGTGGACCCGAGCAAGTGCATAGGGTGCGGAGTCTGCGTTGCTTCGTGCAGCCAGGGTGCACCCCGGCTTGAGGGCGACACGGCGGTGATCGACCCTGGCCTGTGCATCGAGTGCGGGACCTGCGCCACTTTGTGCCCGCAGGAAGCCATAGGGGAGGGAGATGCAGAGATGGAGGTGGTAGTTCACGAGAGCCAGGTGCAGGGGGTGCACAAGACCCCGCCTCGTACCTCGAAGCTGCTCATCTCGGGAAAGAATGCTGGCGCTCAACATCTTTCCCTGGGGCTGAACGAGACGGCGGTGGGGAGCCGCATCCCCGAGCACGTGCATCCCGAGCAAGAGGAGGCCATGTTCATCGTGTCCGGTCGCGGCAAGTTCAGGATTTCGGGGAGCGAGTATGACGTTGGGCCGGAGACGGCGCTATTTGCACCGCCCGGTGTTCCCCACGAGTTGGTGAATACGGGAGATGAACCCATCCGTCTGGTCTGGTGCTATGCGCCGCCTTTGCCCGAGCACCGGTCATGA
- the dapA gene encoding 4-hydroxy-tetrahydrodipicolinate synthase produces the protein MQPEELRKRLQGVFTVVVTPFRPDYELDTEGLKRNLDFLIANGVHGLIIGGSLGEFSSLSMEERRLLFRTAVDHVAGRLPVVVCTSHSNTREAVELTSYAHSIGADGVMVTAPYYAHRPEEGIVRHYRAVADAADIGILVYNTSRAGVNLSPKLISRLAEIPRVVGVKQGTRDISEQDATVRLVGHKIRVFSGSEVMMLPCFALGAVGTTSVSSSFMPQVMLECYNAAMEGDLCRAVRAFDGWAEYRLFASAHGQPATVKAAMQMVGLAAGPVRLPMLDLPEEARGQLRSILRNMGLIP, from the coding sequence GTGCAACCGGAAGAGTTGAGAAAGCGTTTGCAGGGCGTGTTTACGGTAGTGGTCACTCCCTTCCGTCCCGACTACGAGCTGGACACGGAAGGCCTTAAGCGCAACCTCGATTTCCTAATTGCTAACGGTGTGCACGGGCTGATCATCGGGGGCAGTCTGGGGGAGTTCTCCTCCCTCTCTATGGAGGAACGGAGGCTCCTTTTCCGCACGGCCGTGGACCACGTGGCCGGCCGCCTGCCGGTCGTGGTCTGCACCTCCCACAGCAACACCCGAGAGGCGGTCGAACTGACGTCCTACGCCCATTCCATCGGGGCGGACGGGGTAATGGTTACTGCGCCCTATTACGCGCACCGGCCGGAGGAGGGCATAGTCCGCCACTACAGGGCGGTGGCCGATGCGGCAGACATCGGCATCCTGGTTTACAACACTTCCCGCGCCGGAGTGAACCTGAGCCCCAAGCTCATATCGCGCCTGGCGGAGATACCCCGGGTGGTCGGCGTCAAGCAGGGTACCCGGGACATCTCCGAACAAGACGCCACCGTGCGGCTGGTGGGCCATAAGATCAGGGTGTTCTCGGGGTCGGAGGTCATGATGCTTCCGTGCTTCGCCCTGGGAGCGGTAGGGACCACGTCGGTGAGTTCCTCCTTCATGCCTCAGGTAATGCTGGAGTGCTATAACGCGGCCATGGAGGGGGATCTATGCCGGGCGGTCCGGGCGTTCGATGGCTGGGCGGAGTATCGCCTTTTCGCGTCAGCTCACGGTCAACCCGCCACGGTAAAGGCGGCCATGCAGATGGTGGGCCTGGCGGCGGGGCCTGTTCGCCTTCCCATGCTCGACCTGCCGGAAGAGGCTCGCGGGCAACTCAGGTCGATCCTGCGGAATATGGGGCTGATCCCGTAG
- a CDS encoding CoA-transferase, protein MKVTTLPEAVASIPDGGHLALGGFAIARNPIAFVRELIRQGKKDLTISQPIAGMDTDLLVAAGAVRRLLYGGGSLDRFGPSWNVNRAIERGGVEVQEYSGLAITFRFLAGSLGIPYLPAQTMLGSEILERLCQSHPDQVLMGTCPFSGSRVMLLRALQPDVAVVVAQLADPDGNSWVFGPRWDEQQVLASERVIVLAEELVSTEWTEQHVDTVVIPGFRVSAVVPIPFAAHPTSVYRCYDYDAQHLKLYAEYARRGETRRYLDEYVLGCDHWGYLERVGGLKRMAALRADRALGYAGGENGGTVLEG, encoded by the coding sequence ATGAAGGTCACCACCCTCCCGGAGGCAGTGGCGTCGATCCCCGACGGAGGTCACCTGGCGCTGGGCGGGTTCGCCATCGCCCGCAACCCGATTGCCTTCGTGCGCGAGTTGATCCGTCAGGGGAAGAAGGATCTCACCATTTCCCAACCCATCGCCGGCATGGATACGGACTTGCTTGTGGCGGCCGGCGCAGTCAGGCGCCTGCTATATGGGGGTGGGTCGCTGGACAGGTTCGGGCCTAGCTGGAACGTCAACAGGGCCATCGAACGGGGCGGGGTGGAAGTCCAAGAATACAGCGGGCTGGCCATCACCTTCCGTTTCCTGGCCGGTTCCCTGGGCATCCCTTACCTGCCCGCCCAGACCATGCTGGGATCCGAGATACTGGAGAGGCTCTGTCAGTCCCATCCGGACCAGGTACTCATGGGGACTTGTCCCTTCAGTGGGAGCCGGGTGATGTTGCTGCGAGCTCTACAGCCCGATGTGGCGGTGGTGGTGGCGCAGCTGGCGGACCCCGACGGGAACTCATGGGTTTTCGGTCCCCGGTGGGACGAACAGCAGGTGCTGGCCAGCGAACGGGTGATAGTGCTGGCGGAGGAGCTGGTATCTACTGAGTGGACGGAGCAACACGTGGACACCGTGGTCATCCCGGGCTTCCGGGTGTCCGCCGTGGTGCCCATCCCGTTTGCCGCCCATCCCACTTCGGTGTACAGGTGCTACGACTACGACGCCCAACACCTGAAGCTGTACGCCGAGTATGCGCGGCGGGGAGAAACCCGAAGATACCTCGACGAGTACGTTTTGGGGTGCGATCACTGGGGTTATCTGGAGAGAGTGGGCGGGCTGAAGCGGATGGCGGCTCTGCGCGCCGACCGGGCGCTCGGCTATGCCGGGGGTGAAAACGGTGGCACGGTACTCGAGGGCTGA
- a CDS encoding aldehyde ferredoxin oxidoreductase C-terminal domain-containing protein, producing the protein MPYVVRVDMTGKRVWTESCPQDWAQLGGRALTSTIVATEVPPGADPLGPSNRLVLAPGLLAGTALSSSGRLSVGGKSPLTAGIKEANAGGTAGHKLAQQGIKAVVVEGAAEPGECWVLVVGDEARLQPAPQLAGLGVYETLSTLRDTFGERSAAVCIGPAGELRMRGAAVAVSDLGFRPRFAARGGLGALMGSRGLKAVVVLDGSGDAHGGGSQEFAQLARSFNQALLSDPKTGQVYPKYGTASIVRAVDACGALPTNNFSRGQCEAVEELSGERMADLIAERGGEGKTGIPCMPRCVIRCGNVFPDGRGRMLVSNLQYETIALLGSNCGMGNLDAVARLNYLCNDLGLDTIETGAALAVVMEAGALPFGHVQEAAALIGGLARGEAAARLVASGAAVAGAAYGVARVPVARGQAMPGYDPRAMKGNGVTYATSPMGADHTAGNAFGSRGRVNQLLAEGQVELSRDLQITAMIIDTLGLCLFARPPLVANPGLAADLLRALYRWQVTPEELGDLALSVLRLERGFNERAEPGVQWDRLPEYFYREALPPYGVVFDIDESAMAEVWR; encoded by the coding sequence GTGCCCTACGTGGTGCGGGTAGACATGACCGGCAAACGCGTTTGGACTGAGTCCTGTCCGCAGGATTGGGCCCAGTTGGGCGGGCGAGCCCTCACCTCTACCATCGTGGCAACCGAAGTTCCCCCGGGGGCCGACCCCCTGGGTCCCTCCAATCGCCTGGTGCTGGCCCCTGGCCTGTTGGCCGGTACTGCTCTTTCCAGTTCGGGCCGCCTCTCCGTGGGAGGCAAGAGTCCCCTCACCGCCGGCATTAAGGAAGCGAATGCGGGAGGGACGGCCGGGCACAAACTGGCCCAGCAAGGGATCAAAGCCGTGGTGGTGGAAGGGGCGGCCGAACCCGGCGAGTGCTGGGTGCTGGTGGTGGGCGACGAAGCGCGGTTGCAGCCAGCTCCCCAACTTGCCGGGCTGGGGGTGTATGAGACCCTGAGCACGCTCCGGGACACCTTCGGCGAGCGCTCGGCCGCGGTCTGTATCGGGCCGGCAGGGGAGCTGCGCATGCGAGGAGCCGCCGTGGCCGTTTCAGACCTGGGGTTCCGACCCCGGTTTGCTGCCCGGGGTGGCCTGGGTGCCCTCATGGGTAGCCGGGGTCTGAAAGCGGTGGTGGTGCTGGACGGATCCGGCGACGCTCACGGTGGTGGCAGTCAGGAGTTCGCGCAGTTGGCGCGTTCGTTCAACCAGGCGCTCCTGTCAGATCCCAAGACCGGTCAGGTGTATCCCAAGTACGGGACGGCTTCCATCGTGCGGGCAGTCGATGCCTGCGGTGCTCTCCCCACCAACAACTTCTCTCGAGGTCAATGCGAAGCGGTAGAGGAATTGAGCGGGGAACGAATGGCAGACTTGATCGCCGAGAGGGGTGGCGAGGGGAAGACGGGCATCCCGTGCATGCCCCGATGCGTGATTCGCTGCGGCAACGTGTTCCCCGATGGCAGGGGTCGGATGCTGGTCAGCAACCTCCAGTACGAAACCATCGCCCTGCTGGGATCCAACTGCGGGATGGGGAACCTGGATGCCGTGGCCAGACTCAACTACCTGTGTAATGACCTCGGCCTGGACACCATCGAGACCGGAGCGGCACTGGCTGTCGTCATGGAAGCGGGCGCGTTGCCCTTCGGCCACGTCCAGGAGGCCGCTGCGCTCATCGGGGGCCTGGCCCGCGGGGAAGCGGCTGCCCGCCTGGTGGCCTCTGGCGCCGCCGTGGCCGGTGCCGCCTACGGGGTGGCGCGGGTGCCCGTGGCCAGGGGGCAGGCCATGCCCGGGTACGACCCCCGGGCCATGAAGGGAAACGGGGTCACCTACGCGACGTCGCCCATGGGCGCTGACCACACGGCGGGGAACGCTTTCGGGTCGCGCGGCAGAGTCAATCAACTTCTGGCCGAAGGGCAGGTGGAGCTCAGCCGCGACCTGCAGATAACGGCCATGATAATCGATACCCTGGGTCTCTGCCTGTTCGCACGGCCGCCTCTGGTGGCCAATCCGGGGCTTGCCGCTGATTTGCTCCGGGCCCTGTACCGCTGGCAGGTTACCCCGGAGGAACTGGGGGATCTGGCTCTTTCCGTGCTGCGTCTCGAGCGGGGATTCAACGAGCGCGCGGAGCCGGGTGTCCAATGGGACCGGCTGCCCGAGTATTTCTACCGCGAGGCGTTGCCGCCCTACGGGGTGGTGTTCGACATAGACGAAAGTGCGATGGCGGAGGTATGGCGATGA
- a CDS encoding CoA-transferase, giving the protein MARYSRAELMAVAAAHELRDGQVVVVGLGLPQVAAVLAKMTHAPRLTIVLEIGVVDPRPIHPSVGIADPRLWYGATCFTSGFIGTLASILHRGLVDVGFLGGLEVDQYGNVNTTAVPLPEGGIRHFTGSGGANDIASLARATLIVMRHEKRKFPARVSYLTSPGFLRGGREREEAGLRGGGPSRVITDLGTLGFDPVSRRMRVVALHPGVTWEEVQANTGFSLGEPEPVPRTPEPTEEELRLLRDVIDPVRAYIR; this is encoded by the coding sequence GTGGCACGGTACTCGAGGGCTGAACTGATGGCGGTCGCGGCGGCCCACGAGCTGAGAGACGGCCAGGTGGTGGTCGTGGGTCTGGGGCTTCCCCAGGTAGCGGCGGTACTGGCTAAGATGACCCACGCACCCCGGTTGACCATCGTGCTGGAAATCGGCGTGGTCGATCCCAGGCCGATTCATCCTTCCGTGGGCATTGCCGACCCCCGTCTCTGGTACGGGGCCACCTGCTTCACCTCCGGCTTTATCGGCACCCTTGCCTCTATCCTGCACCGGGGTCTGGTGGACGTAGGTTTCCTGGGCGGGCTGGAGGTGGACCAGTACGGCAACGTCAACACCACGGCTGTTCCCTTGCCCGAAGGGGGAATCAGGCATTTCACCGGCAGCGGTGGAGCCAATGATATTGCCTCCCTAGCCCGGGCTACCCTGATCGTCATGCGCCACGAGAAACGAAAGTTCCCGGCCCGCGTGAGTTACCTCACCTCGCCCGGGTTCCTGAGGGGGGGAAGGGAGAGGGAAGAGGCGGGGTTGAGAGGGGGTGGGCCGTCCAGGGTGATCACCGATCTGGGGACGCTGGGTTTCGACCCGGTTTCGCGCCGGATGCGGGTGGTTGCCCTGCACCCGGGGGTCACGTGGGAGGAAGTACAGGCCAATACGGGGTTCTCCCTGGGGGAGCCGGAGCCGGTGCCGCGCACCCCCGAGCCGACGGAAGAGGAGTTGCGGCTCTTACGGGACGTGATTGACCCAGTGCGAGCCTACATCCGATAG
- a CDS encoding peptidase, whose translation MNCTARGCGWREMDARREVGEMFEKTREMMQQLGLPKGDLHDLPTSGQTFPDGAHYRLEIPTVNSAAALKALLETARELGVVINRVDETYGAFRHTFSEVKEYAAMCRDYGVELNMSVGPRATYDTSATRLSTQGVRIGYRLRGMEQVVRAVEDVFRILEAGIRGILVYDEGLLWVLNELRSAGKLPGEVKFKVSAHCGHGNPASFKVLERMGADSINPVRDLSLPMVAALRGAVSVPLDVHTDNPPASGGFIRTYEAPEMVRIGSPIHLKCGNSALSAHGEITGPAEGAAMARQAAIVAEFMRRYFPEARQSESAPDMAIPVK comes from the coding sequence ATGAACTGCACCGCCCGGGGGTGCGGCTGGCGGGAAATGGACGCGCGACGGGAGGTAGGGGAGATGTTCGAGAAAACCAGAGAGATGATGCAGCAACTGGGCTTGCCCAAGGGCGACCTGCACGACCTGCCCACCTCGGGGCAGACGTTCCCGGATGGCGCCCACTACCGACTGGAGATACCCACTGTGAACTCGGCCGCGGCCCTGAAGGCCCTCTTGGAAACCGCCCGCGAGCTGGGGGTGGTGATCAACCGGGTGGACGAGACTTACGGGGCCTTTCGGCACACCTTTTCAGAGGTGAAAGAATACGCCGCCATGTGTCGCGACTACGGAGTCGAACTGAACATGTCTGTTGGGCCGCGGGCCACGTATGACACCAGCGCCACCCGGCTGTCCACCCAGGGTGTGCGCATCGGATATCGTCTCCGGGGTATGGAACAGGTGGTGCGGGCAGTGGAGGACGTGTTCCGCATCCTGGAAGCGGGCATCCGCGGCATCCTGGTGTACGACGAGGGGCTCCTCTGGGTTCTCAACGAGCTGCGGTCGGCGGGCAAGCTGCCGGGGGAAGTCAAGTTCAAGGTGTCCGCCCACTGCGGACACGGCAACCCGGCCTCCTTCAAGGTTCTGGAGCGCATGGGGGCCGACAGCATCAACCCGGTGCGGGATCTCAGCCTGCCCATGGTGGCAGCCCTGAGGGGGGCGGTATCAGTCCCTCTTGATGTCCATACTGACAATCCACCCGCTTCGGGAGGGTTCATCCGCACCTACGAAGCCCCCGAGATGGTCCGCATAGGTTCGCCCATCCACCTGAAGTGCGGCAACTCCGCCCTTTCCGCGCACGGGGAGATCACAGGACCGGCGGAAGGGGCGGCCATGGCCAGGCAGGCGGCCATCGTGGCCGAGTTCATGCGGCGGTACTTCCCGGAGGCCAGGCAGAGCGAGTCGGCTCCCGACATGGCCATACCCGTGAAGTAA